In Panacibacter ginsenosidivorans, the following proteins share a genomic window:
- a CDS encoding fasciclin domain-containing protein codes for MSNITQVINVDKNMKMLKKSVHASDTDQLLSSTGPFTMFAPSDLAFEKLESGLLDTLLEPQNRAKLADLLQNHVVTGKVSYAELKDGDILTTVNGKVLKIGVKNGQASIGDIPVFPREAKITNGVMHLMDTVMR; via the coding sequence ATGTCAAATATTACACAGGTTATTAATGTAGATAAGAATATGAAAATGCTGAAGAAAAGCGTGCATGCTTCAGATACAGACCAGCTGCTTAGCAGCACCGGACCTTTTACTATGTTTGCACCATCAGATCTTGCATTTGAAAAATTAGAATCGGGGTTGCTTGATACATTACTGGAACCGCAAAACAGGGCAAAGCTTGCCGACTTGTTGCAAAATCATGTGGTAACAGGTAAAGTAAGCTATGCTGAATTAAAAGACGGAGATATACTTACCACTGTAAATGGCAAAGTATTGAAGATAGGTGTAAAGAACGGGCAGGCAAGTATCGGTGATATCCCTGTATTTCCCCGGGAAGCTAAGATAACAAATGGGGTTATGCATTTAATGGATACGGTAATGCGATAA